The stretch of DNA ACGCTCGTCCGGCTTGCGCGAACGAGCCAGTACCGCCAACGAAAGCGATTGCGCCTCAGCGCTTCTTGCCATGAAGCAATGCCTCAGTTGTCGAGGTGCGGGCCAGCAGCTTGGCGTGCTTGGCGGCTCTCTTCTCTTTCAGGGATTTTCCGGACTTCTTGGTCTCGGCATGTCGGGGAGATTTATCAGACATCGCTGACCCCTTGATCATGGGGCCTGGTTGGTCCCGATAACCCTGACGTTACCCGGTTGGCATTTGATGTTGGCGCACAACGATGGTTTGCGGCGTTGGCAGCACGTACACTGGTGGTACGCCGACGCGCTGCCGTCGTCTCTCGATCTCGGCCGGTGGTCCGCAACCCGCGGGTTCTCGCACGAGCCCACCCTCACCATCATCGGACGGACCACTCTTGGCAATTGCGGACATCGCCGCGTACGCGCATCTGAGCGAGGCGGATGTTACGGCCCTCGGGTACGAACTTGATGCCATCCGCCGCGACATCGAAGAGTCGCTCGGCGAAAGGGACGCGGCCTATATCCGACGAACCATCAGGTTCCAAAGGACGCTCGACGTCGCGGCCCGCCTGCTCATCGGCTGCACCAAGTCGCGCGCCGGCTGGGTGCTGGGGACCGCGTCGCTGGCGTTCGCAAAAAGTGTCGAGAACATGGAGATCGGCCACAATGTCGGCCACGGCCAGTGGGATTGGATGAACGATCCGGAGATCCACTCGAGCACGTGGGAGTGGGACATGGTCGCGGTCTCGTCGCAATGGAGGTATTCGCACAACTACCGCCACCACGTGTTCAGCAATGTGGTGGGCGTCGACGACGATCTCGGCTTCGGCGTCATGCGGGTAACCCGCGATGAACCATGGCGAGCCTCTTACCTGTTGCAGCCGCTTCGAAATCTGTTGTTGGCAATAGTTTTCGAGTGGGGCATAGCGCTTCACGGTGTCCATTCGGAGCGCGATCGGGCGGCGGCAGATGTCGAACAGGTGGCCAAGGCAAGGGCTACGCTGATCGGAAAGATCACCCGCCAAGCGGTCAAGGACTACGTACTCATCCCGGCGCTGAGCCTTTCTCGCTGGCGCAGAACCTTGGCCGCAAACGTGTCAGCCAACCTTCTGCGGAACCTCTGGGCGTATGTGGTGATCTTCTGTGGACATTTCCCGGATGGCGCAGAGAAATTCACTTCCGACGTACTCGAACGGGAAAGCCGGGCCGAGTGGTACCTGCGGCAGATGCTCGGTGCCGCGAACTTCAAGGCTGGCCCGCTGCTGGCGTTCTCGAGCGGCAATTTGTGTTACCAGATCGAGCACCACTTGTACCCCGACCTGCCGAGTAACCGCTACGCCGAGATCGCGGCTCGGGTGCGGGCGCTATGCGACAAGTACGACCTGCCTTACACCAGTGGTTCGCTTGTGCACCAGTATCTGTTGACGCTGCGAACGATCCACAAACTCGCGCTGCCCGACAAGTTCCTGCGGGCCACATCTGACGACGCGCCCGAAACCGCGTCGGAACGCAAGTTCACCACCGGTGCCGAACCGGCTAGTCGACCGGGTGGATCGACAATTGGCCTGCGATCGGCGTTGCGTAGTCGCGCACGCGTAGGTCGCCGCTGACGACCAGACGCCGTCAGTGGAGCGCCGGTGGTGCCCGCCTGGCTGCGATCGACATTCGATTGGTGTCGCGCCCGCAGGCGCGCAGCGTTCTGACCTCGATTTCGATCTCGGCCGCCTGAATTCTCGCGGCGTACTCGTCGGCGAGCGCGTGTTGTCGACGAACTCGTCGCGCGTTCTGGTCGGCTTTGTCGCGGATTGTCGTGTCGGTGGGGTGGCGCTGTGGCGCGCGTGTCTTGTACGTGACCCAGACGACTACGCCGGCGAGGGCGAATACCGCCAATGCGGCGACGAGTACCAAAACGGTTGTGTTCGTGGGCATGCCGATCCCTAGGGTTGATGCAACGAGATGAGGCCTGGTGCTCCGGGTGACTATTGCTTCGGCAGGGCGTTCCTGATCCGGTGCGACGGGTGGCCAGTGGCCGTGTCGGCTCGGGTTTGATGTTCGAGCTTGGTGTCGTGATCGTTATCGACGAACGCAATTTTTCGGAGATGGCGGGCGACTGCCCGGCGAGCGTCGGCGGCGCGACTCGCGGCGGGCCACAGGTCGGTTCGCAGTAGCCGGAGCCCGAGCGACGTCACCGCGCCGACCGCGATCCTAAAGAGGAACGACGTGCGGCCTGCCCCTGCGGGCTGACGGCCGAACACGCTGAGTCGGTCGGCGGGTGCGTCTCCCCCGCCTCGCTCAGGACGCCCACCATCGGTACGCGCCAATCGAGTTGGGTGACAAGCATTCAAGATCTCTCATCTGCTAGTAGACCCCAAGTAGA from Mycobacterium sp. JS623 encodes:
- a CDS encoding fatty acid desaturase family protein, with amino-acid sequence MAIADIAAYAHLSEADVTALGYELDAIRRDIEESLGERDAAYIRRTIRFQRTLDVAARLLIGCTKSRAGWVLGTASLAFAKSVENMEIGHNVGHGQWDWMNDPEIHSSTWEWDMVAVSSQWRYSHNYRHHVFSNVVGVDDDLGFGVMRVTRDEPWRASYLLQPLRNLLLAIVFEWGIALHGVHSERDRAAADVEQVAKARATLIGKITRQAVKDYVLIPALSLSRWRRTLAANVSANLLRNLWAYVVIFCGHFPDGAEKFTSDVLERESRAEWYLRQMLGAANFKAGPLLAFSSGNLCYQIEHHLYPDLPSNRYAEIAARVRALCDKYDLPYTSGSLVHQYLLTLRTIHKLALPDKFLRATSDDAPETASERKFTTGAEPASRPGGSTIGLRSALRSRARVGRR